The Funiculus sociatus GB2-C1 genome includes the window TCGCTCATTGTAAGTCTGGTAATAATACTCGTCAAACTCTTTTAAAATAATGTCCATCTCTTCAACCGGAATCACAGCTGATAGCGGGTCTTGAAGCATTTCTAAATTCAACTTGCAAATTCCCGGTTGATTGCCGTAACTGTAACGCCCGTAATAGTCAAAGTATGCCGCAGTAAATTGCGGATTATACGTGTCAATAAAGGCGAAGGGGCCATAATCAAAACTTTCCCCAGTAATTGACATATTATCTGTGTTCAAAACAGCATGACAAAAACCCACAGACATCCATTGAGCCACAAGTCTCGCCACTCGTTGCACTAACTCTGCGTAAAAAAGTGCATAGCGGTCATCCTTATCTTTGAGGTGGGGATAATATTGCACAATTACATGATCTAAAAGCTGTTGAATTAAATCTTTTCGACCGAAATGATGCAACCGTTCAAACGTCCCAAAACGGATATGAGAACGGCTAAAACGAACCATCACCGAAGACCGAGTTGGAGAAGGTTCATCGCCTCGCCAAAGCGCGTCTCCAGTTTCAATCATTGACAGACAGCGAGAAGTATAAACGCCTAGATAGTGAAGTGCTTCTGAGGCTAAAACTTCTCTTACTCCACCTTTTAGCGTTAACCTACCATCGCCACCTCTAGAGTAGGGAGTAGTCCCAGAACCTTTAGTTCCAAAATCATAAAGTTCTCCATCGGTTCCTCGCACTTGACCGTAGAGAAATCCTCTACCATCTCCTAAACGAGGATTGTATTCGCCAAATTGATAACCGTGGTAACGCAAAGCTAAAAAAGGTTTTCTTCCTTGAAATTTACCAAAAGCTTCGATAAAATCTTCGTCCGTTACTTCTTCTGGCTTTAGTCCCAGCTTTGGTAATAATTCGTCATTGCGGAAGCGCAGAATATGTTTAGGAAATTCTGCTGCTGCGACTTCATCAAAAAAATCGTCGCCTAAAGCTTCCAGCGCCGGATCGTAATTGAGGTTGAGAAAGGGATTGGAGGAATTTTCAGGGGTCATAAGCTGTCAAAAATACCAGGCAAATAAAATTCAAGAGGTATACAGTCTAGGCAGTCTGGTTTCGTGTAGCGTCACCATGCCAGAGCGATCGCACTTTGCCAGTCATTCCATTTCTATGCTACGGATAAGTAAGTATATAGGTTCAGCATCAAACGATAGAGATATGCTTATCCGTTCTGCTACACCTGCTGATGTACCAGCCGTTCTACCAATGGTTGCCAAGATTTGTGCGTTGCACGAAAAGTGGGACTCAGCAAAATATGGATTTTTGCCTAATCCAGAGTTGCGTTATAAGAACTGGTTGAGTAGGATGGCGACTAGCGATCGCA containing:
- a CDS encoding protein adenylyltransferase SelO; translated protein: MTPENSSNPFLNLNYDPALEALGDDFFDEVAAAEFPKHILRFRNDELLPKLGLKPEEVTDEDFIEAFGKFQGRKPFLALRYHGYQFGEYNPRLGDGRGFLYGQVRGTDGELYDFGTKGSGTTPYSRGGDGRLTLKGGVREVLASEALHYLGVYTSRCLSMIETGDALWRGDEPSPTRSSVMVRFSRSHIRFGTFERLHHFGRKDLIQQLLDHVIVQYYPHLKDKDDRYALFYAELVQRVARLVAQWMSVGFCHAVLNTDNMSITGESFDYGPFAFIDTYNPQFTAAYFDYYGRYSYGNQPGICKLNLEMLQDPLSAVIPVEEMDIILKEFDEYYYQTYNERMLNKLGFANLAQPEAEALLMSTLTLLQKTQVGYHTFFSELTQQFNHNWRDDAANILKSDSFLNLGEAAGLLETWRNLYLQILLSLPESEMDNMLERLQRHNPKTVLLRPEIEAVWEKIDQEDNWEPFYQLISRLRFHQDAA